In one Arachis duranensis cultivar V14167 chromosome 9, aradu.V14167.gnm2.J7QH, whole genome shotgun sequence genomic region, the following are encoded:
- the LOC107466186 gene encoding pre-mRNA-splicing factor SLU7-A isoform X1: MATASAAFKSREDHRKQLELEEARKAGLAPAEVDEDGKEINPHIPQYMSSAPWYLNAEKPSLKHQRKWKSDPNYTKSWYDRGAKIFQADKYRKGACENCGAMTHNVKSCMERPRKIGAKWTNMHIAPDEKIETFELDYDGKRDRWNGFDPATYARVIEKYEQRDEARRKYLKEQQLRKLEEKNNKQKGENEVSDDDEDEDTLKDDEAKVDESKQMDFAKVEKRVRTTGGGSTGTVRNLRIREDIAKYLLNLDVNSAYYDPKTRSMREDPLPDADPNEKFYGGDNQYRISGQALEFKQLNVHAWEAFEKGQDIHLQAAPSQAELLFKDFKIIKEKLKSQTKAAIMEKYGNAATQEELPKELLLGQTERQVEYDRAGRVIKGLETSLPKSKYEEDVYINNHTSVWGSWWKDHQWGYKCCKQTIRNSYCTGAAGIEAAETAADLMKANIEHKAASEDTPTQAEEKKLAAWGTDVPADLVLDQKKLADALKKEDERKREEKDERKRKYNVRWNDEVTPEEMEAYRMKRVHHDDPMKDFLH, from the exons ATGGCAACTGCATCAG CGGCTTTCAAATCTAGAGAGGACCACAGGAAACAACTCGAATTGGAGGAGGCGCGTAAAGCAGGGCTTGCTCCAGCTGAGGTTGATGAAGATGGGAAAGAGATTAACCCTCATATACCCCAGTATATGTCTTCTGCTCCATGGTATTTGAATGCGGAGAAACCT AGTCTAAAACATCAAAGGAAATGGAAATCAGATCCAAATTATACAAAATCTTGGTATGATCGAGGTGCAAAAATATTTCAGGCTGACAAGTATAGGAAGGGAGCTTGTGAAAA CTGTGGAGCAATGACTCATAATGTGAAATCATGCATGGAGCGACCTAGAAAGATTGGAGCAAAATGGACCAACATGCATATTGCTCCTGATGAGAAAATAGAAACATTTGAACTTGATTATGATGGCAAGCGGGATCGGTGGAATGGTTTTGATCCAGCAACCTATGCTCGTGTTATTGAAAAATATGAACAAAGGGATGAGGCTCGGAGGAAGTACTTGAAAGAACAGCAGTTAAGGAAAttggaagagaaaaataataaacaaaaaggagaaaatgaggttagtgatgatgatgaggatgaagataCCCTGAAGGATGATGAGGCTAAAGTTGATGAGAGCAAACAGATGGACTTTGCCAAGGTTGAAAAGCGAGTTAGAACTACTGGAGGTGGCAGTACAGGAACTGTAAG AAATTTGCGTATCCGGGAGGACATTGCCAAATACCTTTTAAATCTTGATGTCAATTCAGCTTATTATGATCCAAAGACCCGTTCCATGCGAGAGGACCCCCTTCCTGATGCAGATCCTAACGAGAAATTCTATGGT GGAGACAACCAATATAGAATAAGTGGTCAAGCTTTAGAGTTCAAGCAACTTAATGTTCATGCTTGGGAGGCATTTGAGAAAGGGCAAGATATCCACTTGCAAGCTGCACCTTCCCAAGCTGAATTGCTGTTTAAGGATTTTAAGATAATCAAAGAGAAGTTGAAGTCACAAACAAAGGCTGCCATAATGGAGAAGTATGGAAATGCAGCAACTCAAGAAGAGCTTCCAAAAGAGCTTCTTTTAGGACAAACAGAGAGACAAGTTGAATATGATCGTGCTGGAAGAGTCATTAAAGGCCTG GAGACCTCTCTGCCAAAAAGCAAGTATGAAGAAGATGTATATATTAATAATCACACTAGCGTATGGGGTTCCTGGTGGAAGGATCACCAATGGGGCTACAAATGTTGTAAACAAACCATACGAAACAGCTACTGCACTGGGGCCGCAGGAATTGAAGCTGCCGAGACAGCAGCAGATTTAATGAAGGCAAACATTGAACATAAAGCAGCATCTGAAG ATACTCCTACTCAAGCAGAGGAGAAAAAGCTTGCTGCTTGGGGAACTGATGTGCCTGCTGACCTTGTCCTGGATCAGAAAAAACTTGCCGATGCCCTTAAAAAG GAGGATGAAAGAAAGAGGGAGGAAAAAGATGAGAGGAAGCGCAAGTATAATGTTAGATGGAATGATGAG GTCACTCCTGAGGAGATGGAGGCATATAGGATGAAAAGGGTCCATCATGATGATCCAATGAAAGATTTTCTGCATTAG
- the LOC107466186 gene encoding pre-mRNA-splicing factor SLU7 isoform X2: MTHNVKSCMERPRKIGAKWTNMHIAPDEKIETFELDYDGKRDRWNGFDPATYARVIEKYEQRDEARRKYLKEQQLRKLEEKNNKQKGENEVSDDDEDEDTLKDDEAKVDESKQMDFAKVEKRVRTTGGGSTGTVRNLRIREDIAKYLLNLDVNSAYYDPKTRSMREDPLPDADPNEKFYGGDNQYRISGQALEFKQLNVHAWEAFEKGQDIHLQAAPSQAELLFKDFKIIKEKLKSQTKAAIMEKYGNAATQEELPKELLLGQTERQVEYDRAGRVIKGLETSLPKSKYEEDVYINNHTSVWGSWWKDHQWGYKCCKQTIRNSYCTGAAGIEAAETAADLMKANIEHKAASEDTPTQAEEKKLAAWGTDVPADLVLDQKKLADALKKEDERKREEKDERKRKYNVRWNDEVTPEEMEAYRMKRVHHDDPMKDFLH, translated from the exons ATGACTCATAATGTGAAATCATGCATGGAGCGACCTAGAAAGATTGGAGCAAAATGGACCAACATGCATATTGCTCCTGATGAGAAAATAGAAACATTTGAACTTGATTATGATGGCAAGCGGGATCGGTGGAATGGTTTTGATCCAGCAACCTATGCTCGTGTTATTGAAAAATATGAACAAAGGGATGAGGCTCGGAGGAAGTACTTGAAAGAACAGCAGTTAAGGAAAttggaagagaaaaataataaacaaaaaggagaaaatgaggttagtgatgatgatgaggatgaagataCCCTGAAGGATGATGAGGCTAAAGTTGATGAGAGCAAACAGATGGACTTTGCCAAGGTTGAAAAGCGAGTTAGAACTACTGGAGGTGGCAGTACAGGAACTGTAAG AAATTTGCGTATCCGGGAGGACATTGCCAAATACCTTTTAAATCTTGATGTCAATTCAGCTTATTATGATCCAAAGACCCGTTCCATGCGAGAGGACCCCCTTCCTGATGCAGATCCTAACGAGAAATTCTATGGT GGAGACAACCAATATAGAATAAGTGGTCAAGCTTTAGAGTTCAAGCAACTTAATGTTCATGCTTGGGAGGCATTTGAGAAAGGGCAAGATATCCACTTGCAAGCTGCACCTTCCCAAGCTGAATTGCTGTTTAAGGATTTTAAGATAATCAAAGAGAAGTTGAAGTCACAAACAAAGGCTGCCATAATGGAGAAGTATGGAAATGCAGCAACTCAAGAAGAGCTTCCAAAAGAGCTTCTTTTAGGACAAACAGAGAGACAAGTTGAATATGATCGTGCTGGAAGAGTCATTAAAGGCCTG GAGACCTCTCTGCCAAAAAGCAAGTATGAAGAAGATGTATATATTAATAATCACACTAGCGTATGGGGTTCCTGGTGGAAGGATCACCAATGGGGCTACAAATGTTGTAAACAAACCATACGAAACAGCTACTGCACTGGGGCCGCAGGAATTGAAGCTGCCGAGACAGCAGCAGATTTAATGAAGGCAAACATTGAACATAAAGCAGCATCTGAAG ATACTCCTACTCAAGCAGAGGAGAAAAAGCTTGCTGCTTGGGGAACTGATGTGCCTGCTGACCTTGTCCTGGATCAGAAAAAACTTGCCGATGCCCTTAAAAAG GAGGATGAAAGAAAGAGGGAGGAAAAAGATGAGAGGAAGCGCAAGTATAATGTTAGATGGAATGATGAG GTCACTCCTGAGGAGATGGAGGCATATAGGATGAAAAGGGTCCATCATGATGATCCAATGAAAGATTTTCTGCATTAG
- the LOC107466178 gene encoding uncharacterized protein LOC107466178: MSSLKIGKKLQPAKKAWRSISKTVQSRVNKHNIQKSIKNTLHRLISIFHHLCHLITRSRGHHRSLTTTRTPYAASYYGRSIPAIHIDDLFAESASASTSATNVRVRANNNNIGTSPARGEASRGKRVVVEKKELQRDIDTIEDAWKVVVAKSPMLQVDEKAEEFISKFHLDMKIQKENSLLEFQEMLARGV; encoded by the coding sequence ATGTCAAGCTTGAAGATAGGGAAGAAGCTTCAACCTGCAAAGAAAGCATGgaggagcatctccaaaactgtGCAATCAAGGGTCAACAAACACAACATACAAAAGAGTATCAAGAACACCCTTCATCGCCTCATCTCCATATTTCACCATCTTTGTCACCTCATAACACGTAGCCGTGGCCATCATCGTTCGCTCACTACTACAAGAACACCATATGCTGCTTCTTATTATGGTAGGAGCATACCTGCAATTCACATAGATGATCTCTTTGCCGAGtctgcttctgcttctactTCTGCTACGAACGTTCGTGTTCGTgccaataacaataatattggTACATCGCCTGCACGAGGTGAAGCAAGCCGAGGCAAAAGGGTTGTGGTTGAGAAGAAGGAATTGCAAAGGGACATAGATACTATTGAGGATGCATGGAAGGTTGTGGTTGCTAAGTCACCAATGCTTCAGGTTGATGAGAAGGCTGAGGAGTTCATCTCTAAGTTTCATCTTGATATGAAGATTCAGAAAGAGAACTCTTTGCTGGAATTTCAAGAAATGCTAGCTAGAGGGgtctaa